From Budorcas taxicolor isolate Tak-1 chromosome 19, Takin1.1, whole genome shotgun sequence, the proteins below share one genomic window:
- the MYADML2 gene encoding myeloid-associated differentiation marker-like protein 2, with the protein MGSTMEPPGGGYLHLGAVTSPVGTARVLQLIFGCTTFSLVAHRGGFSGVQGTFCVAAWGFCFALSVLVVACEFTRLHGCLRLSWGNFTAAFAMLATLLSATAAVIYPLYFTRLECLPEPEGCTARNFRMAASVFAGLLFLAYATEVALTRARPGQVASYMATVSGLLKIVQAFVACIIFGALVHDSRYGRYVATQWCVAVYSLCFLATVAVVVLSVLGHTGGLGCPFDRVVVVYTFLATLLYLSAAVIWPVFCFDPKYGEPGRPPDCPRGSCPWDSQLVVAIFTYVNLLFYVADLAYSQRIRFVPTF; encoded by the coding sequence ATGGGCAGCACCATGGAGCCCCCCGGGGGCGGCTACCTGCACCTGGGAGCCGTGACGTCTCCCGTGGGCACGGCCCGCGTGCTGCAGCTGATCTTCGGCTGCACCACCTTCAGCCTGGTGGCCCACCGGGGCGGCTTCTCAGGCGTCCAGGGCACTTTCTGCGTGGCAGCCTGGGGCTTCTGCTTCGCACTCTCCGTCCTGGTGGTGGCCTGCGAGTTCACCCGGCTACACGGCTGTCTGCGCCTGTCCTGGGGAAACTTCACGGCGGCCTTCGCCATGCTCGCCACGCTGCTATCCGCTACAGCAGCGGTCATCTACCCACTGTACTTCACTCGGCTGGAGTGTCTGCCCGAGCCCGAGGGCTGCACGGCCAGGAACTTCCGCATGGCAGCCAGCGTCTTCGCCGGACTCCTCTTCCTGGCCTACGCTACGGAGGTGGCCCTGACCCGGGCCCGGCCAGGCCAGGTGGCCAGCTACATGGCCACAGTGTCAGGCCTCCTCAAGATCGTCCAGGCCTTCGTGGCCTGCATCATATTTGGGGCGCTGGTCCATGATAGCCGCTATGGGCGCTACGTGGCCACCCAATGGTGTGTGGCCGTCTACAGCCTTTGCTTCCTGGCCACAGTGGCGGTGGTGGTCCTGAGTGTGCTGGGTCacacagggggcctgggctgCCCCTTCGACCGTGTGGTGGTGGTGTACACCTTCCTGGCCACGCTCCTCTACCTCAGCGCTGCAGTGATCTGGCCCGTCTTCTGCTTCGACCCCAAGTACGGTGAGCCTGGGCGGCCTCCCGACTGCCCAAGGGGCAGCTGCCCCTGGGACAGCCAGCTGGTGGTGGCCATCTTCACTTACGTCAACCTGCTCTTCTACGTCGCCGACCTGGCCTACTCCCAGAGGATCCGCTTCGTGCCCACCTTCTAG